A stretch of the Dehalococcoidia bacterium genome encodes the following:
- a CDS encoding 2-dehydro-3-deoxyglucarate aldolase gives MKDNRVRQLVKDRKPAIGCFLGLGSPVVAELMGLAGMDWLVVETEHNALDSAEVQQMLMAIGNTDAVPIVRVPNRDQVYIQRALDMGAMGILVPGVRTAEEARAIVSYTRFPPVGIRSWGPLRASSYTLDNDDYLERANDNILVSLILETKDAVENLDEICAVPGIDVLTIGPWDLSLELGLDPRQLPLPEIEDISVKALEIARAHGVEIGVSANTPDGLRERQSQGFTFIQYGPDYGLVTAAVTSGLAALNRD, from the coding sequence ATGAAAGACAACCGTGTACGCCAACTCGTCAAGGATCGGAAGCCTGCCATCGGCTGTTTCCTCGGATTGGGCAGCCCGGTGGTCGCAGAGTTGATGGGACTCGCCGGCATGGACTGGCTGGTCGTAGAGACCGAGCACAATGCGCTCGATTCCGCTGAAGTCCAGCAGATGTTGATGGCCATCGGAAACACCGATGCCGTGCCAATCGTGCGCGTTCCCAACCGAGATCAGGTCTACATTCAGCGTGCCCTGGACATGGGCGCGATGGGTATTCTCGTGCCCGGAGTCAGGACTGCAGAAGAGGCCCGTGCCATCGTCTCCTACACCCGGTTTCCGCCTGTCGGCATTAGGAGTTGGGGCCCACTGCGAGCATCGTCATACACGCTCGACAACGACGACTACTTGGAACGCGCCAACGACAACATCCTCGTCTCACTCATCCTGGAGACGAAGGACGCCGTCGAGAACCTCGACGAGATATGCGCCGTGCCAGGTATCGACGTTCTGACCATCGGCCCTTGGGACCTCTCGCTCGAACTCGGTCTCGACCCACGACAGCTTCCACTTCCAGAGATTGAGGATATTTCAGTGAAGGCGCTGGAGATTGCCCGCGCGCACGGCGTGGAAATCGGCGTTTCGGCCAACACTCCGGACGGCCTCCGCGAGCGCCAGTCACAGGGGTTCACATTCATCCAGTACGGACCCGACTACGGTCTCGTAACCGCCGCCGTAACAAGCGGACTCGCCGCTCTTAACCGCGACTAG
- a CDS encoding LLM class flavin-dependent oxidoreductase, with product MKLGLFLMPSHPPERSTWDAHQWDLDCLEMADSYGLSEAWIGEHFTAPWEPVPTPDLLIAQALMRTKNIKLGTGAHLLPFHHPVELAHRVAYLDHLAQGRYMFGIGSGGLLSDHELFDVDFDEGEHHARTRESLDIILSLWEHIEGPFKYKGQFWNVNIPDPAEYEYATLKTFLTPYQKPHPPIGVAGASPGSNTLKIVGERGYIPMSLGLNAVYVASHWDAVVEGAESAGRQPPSRSEWRIVRDVWVADTDEEAREGAMNGMLGRCWREYLRPLFSYGAYPFVSFMKHDKSISDDDVTLDYMHDNLWIVGSPDTVEEKLRALYDTVGGFGTLLWLTFDHSEDRDSYEKSVRLLSQEVMPRLADLTPK from the coding sequence ATGAAGCTCGGACTGTTCCTCATGCCCTCACACCCGCCCGAGCGCTCCACCTGGGACGCGCACCAGTGGGACCTCGACTGTCTTGAGATGGCGGACAGCTATGGCCTGAGCGAGGCGTGGATCGGGGAGCACTTCACGGCGCCGTGGGAGCCCGTTCCCACTCCCGACCTGCTGATAGCACAGGCCTTGATGCGTACGAAGAACATCAAGCTCGGAACTGGCGCTCATCTGCTGCCGTTCCATCATCCGGTGGAGCTTGCTCACAGGGTCGCCTACCTCGACCACCTCGCACAGGGTCGCTATATGTTCGGCATCGGCTCGGGTGGTCTGCTCTCAGACCACGAGCTGTTCGACGTCGATTTCGACGAGGGGGAGCACCACGCCAGGACACGCGAGTCGCTCGACATCATCCTCAGCCTTTGGGAACACATCGAAGGCCCATTCAAGTACAAGGGACAGTTCTGGAACGTGAACATCCCCGACCCCGCAGAGTACGAGTACGCCACTCTCAAGACGTTCCTGACCCCGTACCAGAAACCTCATCCACCCATAGGAGTCGCCGGCGCCAGCCCCGGTTCAAACACGCTGAAGATAGTCGGCGAGCGGGGATACATCCCGATGAGCCTGGGACTCAACGCAGTCTACGTCGCCAGCCACTGGGACGCCGTGGTCGAAGGTGCGGAGTCAGCAGGCAGACAGCCACCTTCACGCAGCGAGTGGCGCATCGTTCGCGACGTCTGGGTAGCAGACACTGACGAGGAGGCTCGCGAAGGAGCGATGAACGGGATGCTAGGGCGCTGCTGGCGCGAGTACCTGCGCCCGCTGTTTTCGTATGGGGCGTACCCGTTCGTCAGCTTCATGAAACACGACAAGTCGATTTCTGACGACGACGTGACACTCGACTACATGCACGACAACCTTTGGATTGTGGGCTCTCCTGACACCGTCGAAGAGAAGCTTCGCGCCCTGTATGACACTGTCGGAGGATTCGGTACACTGCTCTGGCTCACTTTCGACCACTCGGAAGATAGAGACTCGTACGAGAAGTCCGTCCGCTTGCTCTCCCAGGAGGTGATG